From the genome of Globicephala melas chromosome 16, mGloMel1.2, whole genome shotgun sequence, one region includes:
- the LOC115856342 gene encoding 52 kDa repressor of the inhibitor of the protein kinase-like encodes MGKQNIPLDGHEADEIPEGLFTPDNFQALLECRINSGEEVLRKRFETTAVNTLFCSKTQQKQMLEICESCIREETLREVRDSHFFSIVTDDVVDIAGEEHLPVLVRFVDEAHNLREEFVGFLPYEADAEILAVKFHTTITEKWGLNMEYCRGQAYIVSSGFSSKMKVVASRLLEKYPQAIYTLCSSCALNMWLAKSVPVMGVSVALGTIEEVCSFFHRSPQLLLELDNVISVLFQNNEERGKELKEICHSQWTGRHDAFEILVDLLQALVLCLDGINSDTNVRWNNCIAGRAFVLCSAVTDFDFIVTIVVLKNVLSFTRAFGKNLQGQTSDVFFAASSLTAVLHSLNEVMENIEVYHEFWFEEATNLAAKLDIQMKLPGKFRRAQHSNLESQLTSESYYKETLSVPTVEHIIQELKDIFSEQHLKALKCLSLVPSAMGQLKFNTSEEHHADMYRSDLPNPDTLSAELHCWRIKWKHRGKDIELPSTIYEALHLPDIKFFPNVYALLKVLCILPVMKVENERYENGRKRLKAYLRNTLTDQRSSNLALLNINFDIKHDLDLMVDTYIKLYTSKSELPTDNSETIENT; translated from the coding sequence ATGGGAAAACAGAACATACCTCTGGATGGACATGAAGCTGATGAAATCCCAGAAGGTCTCTTTACTCCTGATAACTTTCAAGCACTGCTGGAGTGCCGGATCAATTCTGGTGAAGAGGTTCTGAGAAAGCGCTTTGAGACAACAGCAGTTAACACATTGTTCTGTTCAAAAACACAGCAGAAACAGATGCTAGAGATCTGTGAGAGCTGCATTCGGGAAGAAACCCTCAGGGAAGTGAGAGACTCTCACTTCTTTTCCATCGTCACTGACGACGTGGTGGACATAGCAGGGGAAGAGCACCTGCCTGTGTTGGTGAGGTTTGTTGACGAAGCTCACAACCTGAGAGAGGAATTTGTGGGCTTCCTGCCTTATGAAGCTGATGCAGAAATTTTGGCTGTGAAATTTCACACTACGATAACTGAGAAGTGGGGATTAAACATGGAGTACTGTCGTGGCCAGGCTTACATTGTGTCCAGTGGattttcttccaaaatgaaaGTTGTTGCTTCTAGACTTTTAGAGAAATATCCCCAAGCTATCTACACACTCTGCTCTTCCTGTGCCTTAAATATGTGGTTGGCAAAATCAGTGCCTGTTATGGGAGTATCTGTCGCGTTAGGAACAATTGaggaagtttgttcttttttccatcGATCACCACAACTGCTTTTAGAACTTGACAATGTAATTTCTGTCCTATTTCAGAACAATGAAGAAAGGggcaaagaactgaaggaaatttGCCATTCTCAGTGGACAGGCAGGCACGATGCTTTTGAAATCTTAGTGGACCTCCTACAAGCACTTGTTTTATGTTTAGATGGTATAAATAGTGACACAAATGTTAGATGGAATAACTGTATAGCTGGCCGAGCATTTGTACTCTGTAGTGCAGTAACAGATTTTGATTTCATCGTTACCATTGTTGTTCTCAAAAATGTTCTATCTTTTACAAGAGCCTTTGGGAAAAATCTTCAGGGGCAAACTTCTGATGTCTTCTTTGCAGCCAGTAGTTTGACTGCAGTGCTGCATTCACTAAATGAAGTGATGGAAAATATCGAAGTTTATCATGAATTTTGGTTTGAGGAAGCCACAAATTTGGCAGCCAAACTTGATATTCAGATGAAACTCCCAGGGAAATTTCGCAGAGCTCAGCACAGTAACCTGGAATCTCAGCTAACCTCTGAGAGTTACTATAAAGAAACTCTAAGTGTTCCAACAGTGGAACACATTATTCAGGAACTGAAAGATATATTCTCAGAACAACACCTCAAAGCTCTTAAATGCTTATCTCTCGTACCCTCAGCCATGGGACAGCTTAAATTCAATACATCAGAGGAGCATCATGCTGACATGTACAGAAGTGATTTACCTAATCCTGACACACTGTCTGCTGAGCTGCATTGTTGGAGAATCAAGTGGAAACACAGAGGGAAAGATATAGAACTTCCATCCACTATTTATGAAGCCCTTCATCTGCCAGACATCAAGTTTTTTCCTAATGTTTATGCATTGCTGAAGGTCCTGTGTATTCTTCCTGTGATGAAGGTTGAGAATGAACGCTATGAAAATGGACGAAAGCGTCTCAAAGCATACCTGAGGAACACTTTGACAGACCAAAGGTCAAGTAACTTGGCTTTGCTTAacataaattttgatataaaaCACGATTTGGATTTAATGGTGGATACATATATCAAACTCTATACAAGTAAGTCAGAACTTCCTACAGATAATTCAGAAACCATTGAAAATACCTAA